The genomic segment AGCAGTTAAACGATACAACGAATCTATTGCAGGGGATGTTATAAAAGGCGTTATTGAGTCTAATACATAAGGCTTTCCTGTGGTGATAAAATAATTGACCCTTCCTTTCTTAGATTTCAAGCTATCAATGGTATAATTTGCTTTAATGTCAAAAAAACCTTGGTTGAAATAATAGTATTTTAATCTAAGTAAAGATTTGTCTGCTCTAGTTTTATCAATAATTTCAGGAGCATCTCCAATTTTTTTTAATACGTTGTGAATCCCTTTATAAAAAAATGAATTTCCTAATTGCTCTACTTGTTTAGCAGACAACCATTTGGTCATTCGCTCTAATTTTTTTGGATTATTCTTGAATTTTAAAAGGTAGGTAGAGTCTGGATTTGGTTTAGCCCAATTGTAAAGTGTTAGCGCTAAGGGGAACCCAAATAGTTTAGCATTCGGATTTTGAGACAATTGATTTGAAGTAATTTCGGTCTTAATTACTTTATTATTTTCAAATATCTTATTTTCGGTCAATAATAATTTGCCATCTGGAACTCTTTTTACAGAATTACAAGCGGCAATGGCTATTGCAATTAAGATAAATGCGCTTACTTTTGCGGTATTACTTTTCAAGTGGAATAAAAATTTAATTCAAAAGTACATTTTTTTATGGTTAGTAAAAACCAAATAAAGTTTATATCGGGTCTTCAGCAAAAAAAACAACGTTTAATTCATAAAATGTTTGTAGCAGAAGGGGTAAAGGTTGTTCAAGAATTACTAGATGCCGATTTTGAATTACATCAGTTATATACCACTGAAGATGATTTCAAATCTGTTAACGACAGTAAAAAACAAATTGTTTCAGCGGATGATTTAAAAAAAATCAGCGCCTTAACAACAGCTAGTTCTTGTTTAGCAGTTTTTAAAATTCCTGAACAAAAGGAATTATATCAGTCGGGTTTGATTGTAGCCTTAGATGCTATCAGAGATCCAGGCAACTTAGGAACTATAATTCGCTTATGCGATTGGTTTGGCATACAACAATTGATTTGTTCAAATGAAACGGTTGATGTTTATAATCCGAAAGTAGTCCAAGCGACTATGGGTTCAATTTCTCGTGTCAATGTGAGTTATATTAATTTAGAAGATTTTATTTCCACAACTTCACTCCCTGTTTTTGGAACGTTTATGAATGGCGAAAATATTTATTCTACAACCTTACCTAAAGAAGGGATTATTGTGATGGGTAACGAGGCAAATGGAATTTCAAAAGAAGTAGAAAATAGCATTCAACATCGATTAACAATTCCTCGTTTTGGAACTCTTCAAAAAACAGAAAGTTTGAATGTTGCCACAGCCACAGCTATAATTTTAAGTGAATTTAGAAGGGTTTCGCTTTAAGTTAATGAAAAGTAAAGTTGATAAAGAGTCCTCTTGTTCTCATCGATTCTATATTTCCGGTCCATGGACTCATAGGGTCATTGTCTCGGATTAATTCGTCTTTTAGACTAAATACGCCTCTAATTGAGGGTGAAAAAATAAAATACTCAGAAAAAATATCTATTCCGAAGCCTAATTCGTAATTCGGACTCCAAGCTTTTACTCTAAACCGTTGGCCAAGATTATCGTCGGTGGATTTTGAATTGCTCGATAAATTTAGAGTTGTTGAAACGCCTCCTAGTATGAAAGGACGAATATTTCCAGTTCGTAAAGCTGAAAATTTCAACAATAACGGAAGATGAATATAGGTGCTGTTTACCTCTCGAATAGTGTCAGATGCTTTTGGAACGAACGAAAAATGAGTAGTGGGGTAATTTAAAATTCGCTTGGTATAATACAATCCGGGTTCGAAGCGCAAATTAATATAT from the Flavobacterium ammonificans genome contains:
- a CDS encoding TrmH family RNA methyltransferase — translated: MVSKNQIKFISGLQQKKQRLIHKMFVAEGVKVVQELLDADFELHQLYTTEDDFKSVNDSKKQIVSADDLKKISALTTASSCLAVFKIPEQKELYQSGLIVALDAIRDPGNLGTIIRLCDWFGIQQLICSNETVDVYNPKVVQATMGSISRVNVSYINLEDFISTTSLPVFGTFMNGENIYSTTLPKEGIIVMGNEANGISKEVENSIQHRLTIPRFGTLQKTESLNVATATAIILSEFRRVSL
- a CDS encoding porin family protein; the encoded protein is MKKRYSLILLVCSMSIQAQFRESIFSKNPVRHLETWQQQPLYFGFFLGLNSYDFKFDYKNEIEDIQVQKTTGFNVGLVADLRLQEYINLRFEPGLYYTKRILNYPTTHFSFVPKASDTIREVNSTYIHLPLLLKFSALRTGNIRPFILGGVSTTLNLSSNSKSTDDNLGQRFRVKAWSPNYELGFGIDIFSEYFIFSPSIRGVFSLKDELIRDNDPMSPWTGNIESMRTRGLFINFTFH